One part of the Vitis riparia cultivar Riparia Gloire de Montpellier isolate 1030 chromosome 15, EGFV_Vit.rip_1.0, whole genome shotgun sequence genome encodes these proteins:
- the LOC117932524 gene encoding uncharacterized protein LOC117932524 — MLQWAIELNEFGIEFQPRLSMKGQVMADFVLEYSRRPIQHKEPSEEEWWTLRVNGASRSLGSGVGLLLQSPTEEHLEQAIRLGFPASNNKAEYEVILSGLDLALALSVPKLRIYSDSQLVVRHVQKEYEAKDARMARYLAKVRDTLQRFAERTIEKIRRTENGRADALAGIAASLPVKEAILLLIHVQVNPSVMEVPTCNTIEVNQADSQEWTNDIIGYLWTDTLPEDPKQAHKVRVQAARFTLVGGHLYKRSFTGPYLRCLNHSEALYVLTELHEGVCGNHSGGRSLAHRAHSQGYYWPTMKKDAAAYVKKCDKCQRHAPIPHMPSGALKPISGPWPFAQWGVDIVGPLPTAPTQKKFLLVATDYFSKWVEAEAYASIKDKDVTEFVWKNIICRFGIPQTIIADNGPQFDSIAFRNFCSELNIWNSYSTPCYPQRLPTIRTEAGRQDDANAELGRNLDWADEIRETVSIRMADYQQRASAHYNRKVRPRSLKNGTLVLKKIFENTAEIGAGKFQANWENPYIVSKASESGAYHLQTLDGTPLLKPWNVSNLKQYYQ; from the exons atgcttcaatgggccatagaattGAACGAATTTGGAATCGAGTTCCAACCCAGATTGTCCATGAAAGGCCAAGTAATGGCTGACTTCGTGCTGGAATACTCCCGAAGGCCCATCCAACACAAGGAACCAAGCGAAGAAGAATGGTGGACTTTGCGAGTCAATGGAGCCTCCCGATCGTTAGGATCCGGGGTAGGGCTCCTGCTGCAATCCCCAACCGAAGAACATCTGGAGCAAGCCATCCGGCTGGGGTTCCCCGCCTCTAACAATAAAGCAGAATATGAGGTCATCCTATCCGGATTAGACCTCGCCCTGGCTCTATCCGTCCCCAAGCTCCGGATCTATAGTGATTCCCAACTCGTGGTAAGACACGTCCAGAAGGAATACGAAGCTAAGGATGCGCGCATGGCGCGATATCTAGCTAAAGTAAGGGACACCTTACAGCGATTCGCCGAGCGGACAATCGAAAAAATTAGGCGAACTGAAAATGGGCGCGCTGACGCTTTGGCAGGCATAGCTGCCTCCCTCCCTGTCAAAGAAGCCATATTGTTGCTTATACATGTGCAAGTCAACCCTTCCGTCATGGAAGTCCCCACTTGCAACACCATTGAGGTAAATCAAGCAGACAGCCAAGAATGGACAAACGACATTATAGGGTACCTCTGGACAGACACTCTGCCCGAAGACCCCAAACAGGCACACAAGGTCCGGGTACAAGCCGCCCGTTTCACCCTAGTTGGGGGGCACTTATACAAACGGTCTTTCACAGGTCCCTACCTTCGGTGCCTAAACCATTCAGAGGCCCTGTATGTATTAACTGAATTACACGAGGGAGTATGTGGAAATCATTCTGGAGGGCGATCTCTGGCGCATAGGGCCCATTCGCAAGGATATTACTGGCccacaatgaagaaggatgcGGCAGCCTatgtcaaaaaatgtgacaaatgTCAAAGGCATGCCCCCATTCCACATATGCCATCGGGGGCATTGAAACCAATTTCAGGACCCTGGCCCTTCGCGCAGTGGGGCGTGGACATAGTAGGACCCCTCCCAACCGCACCCACCCAAAAGAAATTCCTGCTCGTCGCCACGGATTACTTCAGTAAATGGGTAGAAGCCGAAGCATATGCTAGCATCAAAGATAAAGATGTCACCGAATTCGTATGGAAAAACATCATCTGCCGCTTCGGAATCCCCCAAACCATCATAGCCGACAACGGTCCACAGTTTGATAGCATCGCATTCCGGAATTTCTGTTCGGAACTAAACATCTGGAATTCATACTCCACACCGTGTTATCCTCAAA GGCTACCCACCATCCGGACCGAGGCAGGAAGGCAGGATGATGCAAATGCAGAGTTAGGAAGAAACTTGGACTGGGCAGacgaaataagagaaactgTATCCATCCGGATGGCAGactatcaacaaagggcatcAGCTCATTACAATCGTAAAGTAAGGCCCAGAAGCTTAAAAAATGGTACGCTGgtccttaagaaaattttcgAAAATACTGCTGAAATAGGAGCGGGAAAATTTCAAGCCAACTGGGAAAAcccctatatagtgtctaaggCAAGCGAAAGTGGAGCTTATCATCTACAAACGCTAGACGGAACTCCATTACTCAAACCATGGAATGTGTCCAATTTAAAGCAGTATTATCAATGA